CCGGCATATTCTCGAAACCGCGGCCCGCGCCGCGTGGCAGAACAACCTAGACGCAACGCCGCAAGAGGCAGGCACCGAGACCAGCCGCGGCCAAGGCCAGTAACGAATACGTCGACGGCTCTGGCACAAGCAGGGGCCTGAGTTGCGAGGCCACCTCGTCGGGGAAGTGGTAGCCGTCGGTAGAATACGAATTGGCGAGGACGACCATCGTCTGGTCCAGCGCCGGATCATAAAGGCCAATGGTTTGGTAGCCGGGCGGATAGCTGCCGTTGTGCCCAACCCAACCCTCGGCATCCATGACACCAAAACCGTAGCCGAAGCCCTCGGCGAGCGGGACCAGATCAAGACGCTCGCTCTGGCTTTGGGCAGACACCAAGTCGCCGCGCCCCACCGCCTCGATCCAAACCCGCACGTCTTCCAAGGTCGAAACGATACCCCCTGCCCCGCCGAAAATGGACGGATGGTAGACCTCGGCTAAAGTTTGCGCGCCCGTGGCGTGATTCCGCATTACGAGAGTGCGGCTTGGACAATCAATCAGCCCCAAAAGCCTCTCTCACCTTGGATCTGCTCTCACGAGGTCAGCGGTTGAGATGCAATTTTAGCCGCCAGAATTGCTTCTTTGGATCTGACGGCAGGCCGAGGGGCAACTCGTTGTCGTCGCCGGCGGTTGTGATGAGATCCGCGGGAGCAACCGCCCCGAAGGTGTTCGTCAAATTTAGCGTGCTTTGCAATTCGTAGCTGAAGGCTTCCGCGTAGGCGCCGGGGAACCGCCAGCGCATGGTGTAACTGCCATTTGTCTCCCGGTTGACGCGCACGTTGCGCGGGAACAGGTCGGCCACGGGCGTGCTTGAACCGAGCATCGGATCGGCTCCGTCGAGGTAAAGTTGCACGAGCGATTTGCCGCCGGCGCCCGTGGCCTGCGGATTCTGTCCTTTCGCCCCGTAGAACGCCTGCTCCCAGGCGTCCGCCAGCAGATTGCCGTCGGCATCGGCGCCTAATTGCGTGGGCAAAGCGAGGAGAGCCACGGACTTCACCTCGATGGCCTGTCCGTAAGAACCGGCGGGCGCCGTGACATCGGTGTATCCCGTGACCACGATGCGCGTCCCCGGACGCAGCGAAATGCTGCCATTGAAATTGTAGGTTGCGCCGCTGGCATCGAGCAGATGGTAGGGAGTCGCCATGAAACTCGGGGGCTCGGCCGGTATTTCAAACACGCCACCGTGCCCGAGGGTCAGGGTCAGAATGCTCTCCGGACGCGGCACGGACGAAGCAAGCAACTGGGCTACAGCGTTGAAAGCGTTGGTCCTGGTGGAGCCCGTGATGCCGGTGACATTGGTCGACAGGGTCCCGGTGCGGATGAATGTGCGCAGGGTGTCGATCGGCATCGGCACAGCCGGCGGAACATTGGTCGGCACGGTGTTGGAGAGAACCTGGGCGATTTGGTCCGCCGTTAAAGCCGTGGCATCCGCCGGCTTCGTGCGGCTGCTGGATTCGTAAACCGCGTCCGCCAGTTGCAGCAGGGCCAGTGTGTTCGTTGTCTTCGAGTTGGTGGCAGCCAACGTGTCGCGGATAGGATCACGCAGGCCTGCGAACGTGTAGGCCGGAACGCCCGCGATACCGCCCGACTTGAGGGCGGTCAGATTGGTGTCGTTCAAGGGAACACGCGACTCGTCCCCGGCCCGCCCCGGCAGCAGGGTGAGACTGGTTTCACCCAGCAGGGACTCCAGCTTCCGCTCGACGAGCAGGGCTGTGAGCGTTTCAGGGACTGAATTCGTGGCATAGACATGCTCCGTTCCCGGCGTGAACACGATTTCGAAGATGAGCGGCTTGCCGGTGTCGGCCCGCTGCTTCTCGCCGAGCGCCACGACCGTCCTCGGCTCGAGATCGGAATTGGCCTGCGTGTAACCCAAGCCGGTATTCGTCGGGGCATTCTGGCTGACCACGAAACGGGGCATCGACCCGGTCACGGTGACCGGTCCGCGGCTCATCCAGCCGGCGCCGCCGTGCGTCGCATTCAGCGCGGCCTGCAGAGCCGCGGCCGTGACGTTGAAAGCGTTGGTCACCGAAGCACCGCCAGCCATGCCCTCGCTGAGAACGAACGTCCCGTTGGTCGGAAGATAATTCGCGCGCAGCATGGAAACCCAATTCGTCGCCGCGGAGGAGATATCGCCGCCACCGAAATAGGATTCGGGCAGGATCGAGGAAAGTTGCGGTGAGTCCACCAGCACGACCATTTCACGCCCCGGGGTCGGGTAATTCGTGCTGGCCTTCACGTTGAACTTGAAATTCTGCGGAGTGAACGCCGCGAGATACGGCGTGGTCGGACCGGCCACCACGTTCCTGACATCGGCCAAGGCGTTGGAAGTCGTGGCGGTGATGTGGGTCGGGGCACTCCCGAGCAACGAACCGACCGGCGACTTCACGGAGACCACCACATTGCTGGCGGCCGCGCGATTGGTCGCCGAGGCGCCGGTGCCATCGCGCCCGTTGACATAAACGCGCAGCATGAACGACGGATCGTTGAGTGTGCCGATTTTCGATCCATCGCTGCCACGCGCAATGTAGTCGTCAGGGTCGGACGGATCGGTGCCCGCGGCGATTTCCGCCAGATCAGAATCGCCGTCGCCGTCGGTGTCGGCCCCTGCGGTCGGATCGAGCCCGTAAGCCTGTTCGACATAATCCGGCACGCCATCGCCATCGCTGTCCATGGCGGACCCCGAAGATTCGAAGGTGAACTCCGCCGCACCCATCGGACTGCGGAGGCCCGTCGCGGTCGTAGAATAGAAAAGCAGGGTGCCATTTTGGATGAGCACAGGGGGTTTCGATGCGTTGTAAACGGCCCATGTTCCCTCGCTCGAGTTGGCATCGAAGCGGTAGTAGATGGCGCGATCCGGCGCGGATCCGGCACCGACCAAACGGGCATTCTCCGCGGAGGTGAGTTCGATTTCGGTGGCGGAGGAGAAATGCCCGCCGGCCGGGCTCGCCGTGACGGTGTCAGTGACCGGACCCGAGGCCGCGCCGTAGTTGAAGTAGGAAACATCGTCGGCGAATTGGCTGCCCAGCGCATGGGTCGCGCCGGCAGGGGTGCTCCCCGCACTGACGACGGAAGCCGAACCAAGCCCGGCGGCCGCTCCGAGGAAGAGTTCCTTGGTCACGTTGTTCGGCGATGGAAGGGGCGAGTTGGTCGAAACGCCGCTGCTCCAGTCGCCTGCGTTGACGGCGCCGACGATGCGGGCGAAGGGATCAGCCAGCGGCTTGCCGTTGAAGAAAATCACATTGCCGCGCGAAGCGAGGGGCGAACCGGACGGGAGCGCCGTCGAGGCGACAAACTTGCCGTCTTTGTCATAGCGTCCGAGCGAGGACGAAGCACCATCCTCGGTCGCTCCCTCGAGCAGGACGAATTCGCCATTGGCCAAGGCCACCGCTCCAGTGAAGGTCGATGCCGCGCTTGGCGACAAGGCCTTCGCGAGGGTGAGAGGAGAACCGGGCGTGTAATCATACAACGCGGCCCGCGGCGTGCCGTAAGTGAAACGAAGGAGCAATCGGTCGGGGGCAGCCCCCTGCCCCGGCACGACCGTGACGCTCGCCACCGTGTTGCCCGGGTTCACGATCTGCGGCGAGTAATCCGGCGCCGCATTGGCCACTCCCGCGACAATGGCCAATGGCGAGGGCACGACTTTGTAGGCGTAGAGCATGCCGTCCTTGAGCACGATGAGGCGCGGTTGCAGCGCGGGGCCAAAGAACCCGCTGGCCACGGAGTAGTTTCCGTCCATGGCCAAAGTCGCGTCCGGAGTGGCCACATTCATCGACCCATCGCTGGCGTCGTGAAGTTGCAGTGTGCTGGCGCCGTAGGTTGATCCCACGCTGATGGCCACCAAAGCATTTGTCGATCCGCGGGCGGTCAAGACAGGGAGCATGCGGTTGACCGTCATCGAATTGGTCGGACTCCCATTGGCCACCGGTGATTTCAGATTGCCGGCCGCATTGCGCAGGGTCTCCACCTTTGTGCCGTCCGGGGCATTGTTCAGCACAGTGGACAGCACCGCATCCTCGTAGCCGGTAGCGTTGGTCAGGCGTGCCAGCAAACCCTTCGATGGACCAATACCCATGGGGTGGAAGGGAGTGACGGAAAACGCATTGGTGCCGGAAAGTCTGACTGCGGAAAGGCCGCTCTGGGGTTCGAGCAGGAGCGCATCAACGCGGTTGGTCGCGAAAATGCGCCCCACGGTCAGCCCGCTGATCTTCGGAAAAATGACCTGCGGGCCGGACACGGCAAAAGCTCCTCCGGCCTGACCGAGCGCCACGCGAACCTGGCCGTTGTCTTTGTCGGCAATGACCACGTCCGGTTCGCCGTCGTTGTTGAAATCCGCGGAGGCGACCAACTCGCGGCCGTTTTCCTCGGTCGGCGCGGCAGACCGGACGAACGCGGGAAACGCGAGGATGGCGGCGGTTAGGGTGAGGGTGAGACGTTTCATGGCACCGTGACGGAGTTGAGGACCGGGATGACATGCTTGGGTTCCTTCGACACGGAATCAAAGCGGACGAGCAGGTAGCGGTAAGTCGCACCGCTTACCACCGGCAGCGTGTCGGTGAGATACATTTTGTAGATCAACTTTCCGTCGGAAGTAATTTCGCCGGCCGTATTGCTCAGCCGGATGAAACGGTCGTAGATCCGCGTCCAAGCACCGTTGGGATTGGAAACGTTGCCCTGCGCATCGACAAATCCGTAGGCGATGCTTTCCATCAATGGCGTCACCTGCACCAGATCCTGTTTGATCCCGGTATCGCCGAAAGGATCCGCCACGCGGTAGCGGTAGAGTGCACAGGGGAAGAGGCTGTTCTTGGCATCATCCTCTCTGGCGACACGGAAAACCGCCTTGTTCGGATCGACGCGCCGGTTTTGCAGTGTTGTCAGACCATTGTCGTTCTTGTCGGGAGCCGAAGGTAGATCGATGCGCCCGATGCTCACACCGATGCCGTCGAAATTCCCCGTTTCGAAAGTCGTGAGGACCTTCGGCGCGATATTGAGGACGGCAGGCAATTCAAACCCCGATCCTGCATCCGAAGCGCCGAGGTAAATCTTCTCGGGCTGGAACTTCGGCGGCACCGGCCGCTGCGGCCAGGGGACATGCGCCTCCGAGACGACGGGGGTCTCCCACGAACCCGATTGCACATTGCTCGGGCCACCCAAGGTTGAGGTCGCGCTCACCGCCTGCACCAGCACCGTGTAGGTCGACCCGCTTTCCGCCGGCAGCGCGATGCTGAACTCCGCGGGCGGCTCCGGCAAAGTGGTCGCATTGGCTTCCCCGGAGAAGCGACCCGCCACGCGCGACGTGCGGTAGAGACCGAATTTTTTGTCACCCTCCGGCCCGTAAAGCTGGCCGTCACCGGGCGCGATATTGTCGCCAAGTTCCGCCACTCCCAAGCTCGACGGGGGCATATGGCCGCCTTGGGAAATCCAGACGAGGAAATGATCCACGCCTTGCGGCGGACACGTCCACGAGACATTGAGCGTACGGCTCGATCCGGCCGCGGGGTTAGCCGTGATGCGCTCAAGATAAGGCACCGGAACTTTCAGCGCGGGGAATTCGCGGCATCCGCACCGGTAATAAGCCCCAGCATT
The sequence above is drawn from the Chthoniobacterales bacterium genome and encodes:
- a CDS encoding beta-lactamase family protein → MRNHATGAQTLAEVYHPSIFGGAGGIVSTLEDVRVWIEAVGRGDLVSAQSQSERLDLVPLAEGFGYGFGVMDAEGWVGHNGSYPPGYQTIGLYDPALDQTMVVLANSYSTDGYHFPDEVASQLRPLLVPEPSTYSLLALAAAGLGACLLRRCV
- a CDS encoding VCBS repeat-containing protein, coding for MKRLTLTLTAAILAFPAFVRSAAPTEENGRELVASADFNNDGEPDVVIADKDNGQVRVALGQAGGAFAVSGPQVIFPKISGLTVGRIFATNRVDALLLEPQSGLSAVRLSGTNAFSVTPFHPMGIGPSKGLLARLTNATGYEDAVLSTVLNNAPDGTKVETLRNAAGNLKSPVANGSPTNSMTVNRMLPVLTARGSTNALVAISVGSTYGASTLQLHDASDGSMNVATPDATLAMDGNYSVASGFFGPALQPRLIVLKDGMLYAYKVVPSPLAIVAGVANAAPDYSPQIVNPGNTVASVTVVPGQGAAPDRLLLRFTYGTPRAALYDYTPGSPLTLAKALSPSAASTFTGAVALANGEFVLLEGATEDGASSSLGRYDKDGKFVASTALPSGSPLASRGNVIFFNGKPLADPFARIVGAVNAGDWSSGVSTNSPLPSPNNVTKELFLGAAAGLGSASVVSAGSTPAGATHALGSQFADDVSYFNYGAASGPVTDTVTASPAGGHFSSATEIELTSAENARLVGAGSAPDRAIYYRFDANSSEGTWAVYNASKPPVLIQNGTLLFYSTTATGLRSPMGAAEFTFESSGSAMDSDGDGVPDYVEQAYGLDPTAGADTDGDGDSDLAEIAAGTDPSDPDDYIARGSDGSKIGTLNDPSFMLRVYVNGRDGTGASATNRAAASNVVVSVKSPVGSLLGSAPTHITATTSNALADVRNVVAGPTTPYLAAFTPQNFKFNVKASTNYPTPGREMVVLVDSPQLSSILPESYFGGGDISSAATNWVSMLRANYLPTNGTFVLSEGMAGGASVTNAFNVTAAALQAALNATHGGAGWMSRGPVTVTGSMPRFVVSQNAPTNTGLGYTQANSDLEPRTVVALGEKQRADTGKPLIFEIVFTPGTEHVYATNSVPETLTALLVERKLESLLGETSLTLLPGRAGDESRVPLNDTNLTALKSGGIAGVPAYTFAGLRDPIRDTLAATNSKTTNTLALLQLADAVYESSSRTKPADATALTADQIAQVLSNTVPTNVPPAVPMPIDTLRTFIRTGTLSTNVTGITGSTRTNAFNAVAQLLASSVPRPESILTLTLGHGGVFEIPAEPPSFMATPYHLLDASGATYNFNGSISLRPGTRIVVTGYTDVTAPAGSYGQAIEVKSVALLALPTQLGADADGNLLADAWEQAFYGAKGQNPQATGAGGKSLVQLYLDGADPMLGSSTPVADLFPRNVRVNRETNGSYTMRWRFPGAYAEAFSYELQSTLNLTNTFGAVAPADLITTAGDDNELPLGLPSDPKKQFWRLKLHLNR